The following proteins are encoded in a genomic region of Sorangiineae bacterium MSr12523:
- a CDS encoding tolB protein precursor protein encodes MLQIRAFQFGALLLVSGLLTGCPAASCGGSGASGLAGALGADERAAMPGRIYFVSERAGQKDVWWIDGRGQEGRVTQGPEDEFPAAPTPDGLGLLVVSWRMENGARREELRLHPTKDNAPSPGQPLTALRGRARHPSFSPDGRWFVAESDERGFSDLVRTDTQSRTEERLTAVREGCFEPEVSPDGKHIAFVSSKEGDPEIYVMDADGSNERRITAFHREDWSPKWSPDGAWLAFLSNRENRDRVYLVHADGSNVHPASGSAFAGDERELAFAPDGKHIAYVSRSADGKSRIWLAPVESGTAAPLTDGAFRDDAPAWSPDGKHIVFVSERANEVDLYLMRKDGTGQTRLTQSKGADWAPHWVATSMR; translated from the coding sequence TTGTTGCAGATTCGTGCATTCCAATTTGGAGCCCTGCTCCTCGTCTCCGGGCTGCTGACCGGATGCCCCGCCGCCTCGTGCGGCGGTTCAGGGGCATCCGGCCTGGCGGGGGCGCTCGGGGCCGACGAGCGTGCGGCGATGCCCGGGCGCATCTATTTCGTCTCCGAGCGCGCGGGGCAAAAGGACGTGTGGTGGATCGATGGCCGCGGCCAGGAAGGGCGGGTCACCCAAGGCCCCGAGGACGAGTTCCCCGCCGCGCCCACGCCCGACGGCCTCGGTCTGCTCGTCGTCTCGTGGCGCATGGAAAACGGGGCGCGCCGCGAGGAGCTTCGCCTGCATCCGACGAAGGACAATGCCCCTTCCCCCGGACAGCCGCTCACCGCCCTGCGCGGGCGCGCGCGCCACCCGAGTTTCTCGCCCGATGGCCGCTGGTTCGTCGCCGAGTCGGACGAACGAGGTTTTAGCGACCTTGTCCGCACGGACACGCAATCGCGAACCGAGGAGCGCCTCACCGCCGTGCGCGAGGGCTGCTTCGAACCGGAGGTCTCGCCCGACGGAAAGCATATCGCATTCGTGTCGAGCAAAGAGGGCGATCCCGAGATTTACGTGATGGATGCCGACGGCTCGAACGAGCGGCGCATCACCGCCTTCCATCGCGAAGACTGGTCGCCGAAGTGGAGTCCCGATGGTGCGTGGCTCGCCTTCCTGAGCAACCGCGAAAACCGCGATCGCGTCTACTTGGTTCATGCCGACGGGTCGAACGTGCACCCCGCCTCGGGCTCCGCGTTCGCCGGCGACGAGCGCGAGCTCGCCTTCGCCCCCGACGGAAAGCACATCGCGTACGTGAGCCGGTCCGCCGACGGGAAGAGCCGCATTTGGCTCGCACCCGTCGAGAGCGGCACCGCCGCGCCTCTCACCGATGGTGCCTTTCGTGACGACGCCCCCGCGTGGAGCCCGGATGGAAAGCACATCGTCTTCGTCTCCGAACGCGCGAACGAAGTCGATCTCTACTTGATGCGAAAAGACGGCACGGGACAAACGCGCCTCACGCAATCCAAAGGCGCCGATTGGGCACCGCATTGGGTCGCGACATCGATGCGGTGA
- a CDS encoding molybdopterin-dependent oxidoreductase has product MAKLPTSVPLLVDRFGPHTHTIPPGGWTSAEEPDRTVKTHCCFCGQQCGIQLKVKDNKVVGFEPWQDFPFNLGKLCPKGVKRYLQGDHPDRLLTPLERVQGEGFRRIDWNKALDRTAEAIRRIQQEHGHDAFAVLTGASLTNEKAYLMGKFARVALRTANIDYNGRLCMVSAAAASKKILGYDRAANPWSDIRKSKCILVAGANVAECAPITTEYLWSAREAGAKIIVLDPRMTPIARTVDLYIPVRSGGDIGIFNGMLHVMIERGWIDRDFIAKHTTGFEEVERAVRKYTPEYASKIAGVPASMIVRAAEMWGPAESSFLLHSRGIEHHTKGVENCMAAINLVVATGRIGREGSGYAMITGQGNGQGAREQGQKCDQLPGHRDIENPEHREHMANVWGVLESSIPHKGLSALEIFEAAHARKIRGMILLSFNPMVSLPDQRFIREAIERLEFFAVIDFFLSETARFADIVFPGSLMEEDEGTTTSAEGRVVHHRQVVDPPGEARQDWKIICDLATRLGPKDKFAFASPKEIFDELRQASRGGASDYYGITWEKIDEQKGVFWPCPELDHPGTPRLYEGGRFAHPDGKAHFQAVEWRPAAEEPDEEYPITLTSGRVVAHYLSGNQTRRIGALVKQTPQPYCEMHPRLAEKLSVAEGDFVRVESRRGSTTLRALIVKTIRPDHVFVPYHWPLERSVNNCTIRAIDPVSKIPEFKICAVRVAKAAPPSDDHVKLAPEAGGLR; this is encoded by the coding sequence ATGGCCAAGCTCCCAACATCGGTCCCATTACTCGTCGATCGTTTCGGTCCCCACACCCATACCATTCCCCCCGGCGGCTGGACCTCCGCCGAAGAGCCCGACCGAACCGTCAAAACCCATTGCTGCTTTTGCGGCCAGCAATGCGGTATCCAGCTCAAAGTCAAAGACAACAAAGTCGTCGGCTTCGAGCCCTGGCAAGATTTTCCCTTCAATTTGGGAAAGCTCTGCCCCAAAGGCGTTAAACGCTATTTGCAAGGCGACCACCCGGATCGCCTGCTCACGCCGCTCGAACGGGTGCAGGGCGAAGGCTTTCGCCGCATCGACTGGAACAAAGCGCTCGACCGCACCGCAGAGGCCATTCGACGCATCCAGCAGGAGCACGGCCACGACGCCTTCGCCGTGCTCACCGGCGCCTCGCTGACCAACGAAAAAGCCTATCTCATGGGCAAATTCGCCCGCGTTGCGCTGCGCACGGCGAACATCGATTACAACGGGCGGCTCTGCATGGTCTCCGCGGCGGCGGCCTCGAAAAAGATCCTCGGCTACGACCGCGCGGCCAATCCGTGGAGCGATATCCGCAAGTCCAAATGCATCCTCGTGGCCGGCGCCAACGTCGCCGAGTGTGCTCCCATTACCACGGAGTATCTCTGGTCCGCCCGCGAGGCGGGGGCGAAAATCATCGTGCTCGACCCGCGCATGACCCCCATCGCGCGCACCGTCGATTTGTACATTCCCGTTCGTTCGGGCGGCGACATTGGCATCTTCAATGGAATGCTTCACGTGATGATCGAACGCGGTTGGATTGACCGCGATTTCATTGCCAAGCACACCACCGGATTCGAAGAGGTCGAGCGCGCCGTCCGAAAGTACACGCCCGAATATGCCTCCAAGATCGCCGGCGTCCCGGCCTCGATGATCGTGCGCGCGGCAGAAATGTGGGGGCCGGCCGAGTCGAGCTTCCTGCTTCACTCGCGCGGCATCGAACACCACACCAAAGGCGTCGAGAATTGCATGGCGGCCATCAACCTGGTGGTTGCCACCGGTCGCATCGGCCGCGAAGGCTCCGGCTACGCGATGATCACGGGCCAGGGCAACGGCCAAGGTGCACGCGAGCAAGGGCAGAAATGCGATCAGCTCCCAGGTCATCGCGACATCGAGAATCCCGAACACCGCGAGCACATGGCCAATGTGTGGGGTGTGCTCGAATCATCCATTCCGCACAAAGGGCTGAGTGCGCTGGAGATCTTCGAGGCGGCCCATGCACGCAAAATTCGCGGGATGATTCTCCTGTCGTTCAATCCCATGGTCTCGTTGCCCGATCAGCGCTTCATCCGCGAGGCCATCGAGCGGCTCGAGTTTTTCGCGGTCATCGACTTCTTCCTGTCCGAAACGGCCCGCTTCGCCGACATCGTGTTTCCAGGCTCGCTCATGGAGGAGGACGAAGGCACCACCACCAGCGCGGAGGGCCGCGTCGTCCACCATCGCCAAGTGGTCGACCCGCCGGGCGAGGCGCGGCAGGATTGGAAGATCATTTGCGATCTCGCCACGCGGCTCGGCCCCAAGGACAAGTTCGCGTTCGCGTCGCCCAAGGAGATTTTCGACGAGCTCCGTCAAGCCTCGCGCGGCGGGGCATCCGATTATTACGGCATCACCTGGGAGAAAATCGACGAGCAGAAGGGCGTCTTCTGGCCCTGCCCCGAGCTCGATCATCCAGGAACACCGCGCCTTTACGAGGGCGGACGTTTCGCCCACCCCGATGGCAAGGCGCATTTCCAAGCCGTGGAGTGGCGACCCGCCGCGGAGGAGCCCGACGAGGAATACCCCATCACGTTGACCTCGGGGCGCGTCGTCGCACACTACCTCTCGGGCAACCAGACGCGCCGCATTGGAGCGCTGGTCAAACAAACGCCGCAACCGTATTGCGAAATGCACCCGAGGCTCGCGGAAAAGCTTTCGGTGGCCGAGGGCGACTTCGTCCGTGTGGAAAGCCGCCGCGGTTCGACGACGTTGCGCGCGTTGATCGTCAAAACCATCCGCCCCGACCACGTCTTCGTTCCGTACCATTGGCCGCTGGAGCGCTCCGTCAACAACTGCACCATCCGCGCCATCGATCCGGTATCGAAGATTCCCGAATTCAAAATATGCGCCGTGCGCGTCGCCAAGGCGGCGCCGCCTTCGGACGATCATGTGAAGCTCGCCCCCGAAGCGGGAGGTCTACGATGA
- a CDS encoding 4Fe-4S dicluster domain-containing protein gives MSELAFFIDYSRCIGCRACVQACEECDTHRGQSMIHLETIERRDTVQTAPQMCMHCEDPVCARVCPADAIKQTPDGVTQSSLKPRCIGCANCVMACPFGVPKYEASIDQMMKCDYCFDRTSIGKKPMCATVCPSQALTFTTREEIERTRRGRPINEWRFGNEVVRTKVFVLVPPATTQVDVGLGDLVQIRAGKKASHVRPVAKDDVAALLEDLP, from the coding sequence ATGAGCGAGTTGGCCTTTTTCATCGACTACTCGCGGTGCATTGGCTGCCGCGCCTGCGTCCAAGCCTGCGAAGAGTGCGACACGCACCGCGGGCAATCGATGATCCATCTGGAAACCATCGAGCGCCGAGATACCGTGCAAACGGCACCGCAGATGTGCATGCACTGCGAAGATCCGGTGTGCGCGCGCGTGTGCCCCGCGGATGCCATCAAACAGACGCCCGACGGCGTGACCCAATCGTCGCTCAAGCCCCGATGCATCGGCTGCGCGAATTGCGTGATGGCCTGCCCCTTTGGCGTGCCCAAATACGAAGCATCCATCGATCAAATGATGAAGTGCGATTACTGCTTCGATCGCACCAGCATTGGCAAAAAGCCGATGTGTGCCACCGTCTGCCCATCGCAAGCGCTGACCTTCACCACGCGGGAGGAAATCGAACGCACCCGCCGCGGCCGGCCCATCAACGAATGGCGCTTCGGGAACGAGGTGGTGCGCACCAAGGTTTTCGTTCTCGTTCCCCCTGCCACCACGCAGGTCGACGTCGGCCTCGGCGACCTCGTTCAGATTCGCGCGGGCAAGAAGGCTTCGCATGTCCGCCCTGTCGCCAAGGACGACGTCGCCGCCCTTTTGGAGGATTTGCCATGA
- a CDS encoding Rieske 2Fe-2S domain-containing protein, which translates to MSEDAKRHLPLWRRDFPIRWDEDHYVTRRQLAKFLTLGSAILVGANVAMVAAGRKHTAESYPPQRICAADALGPGESLLFRYPTAQDPCILVRTKAGALVAFSQVCTHLSCAVVYRKSDDRLFCPCHEGVFACHEGTAGAEPLEGPPERPLPRITLDVRQGNVFATGVAL; encoded by the coding sequence ATGAGCGAAGACGCAAAACGGCATTTACCGCTCTGGCGTCGTGATTTTCCCATTCGTTGGGACGAGGATCATTACGTCACACGCCGCCAGCTGGCGAAGTTTCTCACTTTGGGCTCTGCCATTCTCGTGGGTGCGAATGTCGCCATGGTCGCCGCGGGGCGAAAGCACACGGCGGAGTCGTATCCGCCGCAACGCATTTGCGCAGCGGACGCACTTGGACCGGGGGAATCGCTTTTGTTCCGCTATCCGACGGCGCAGGATCCGTGCATCCTCGTGCGCACGAAGGCCGGCGCCCTGGTCGCGTTTTCCCAGGTTTGCACGCATTTGTCGTGCGCGGTCGTATACCGCAAATCCGATGATCGCTTGTTCTGCCCTTGCCATGAGGGAGTCTTCGCCTGCCACGAAGGAACGGCCGGCGCCGAACCGCTGGAGGGGCCGCCCGAACGTCCCCTCCCTCGCATCACCTTGGACGTGCGCCAAGGCAACGTTTTTGCCACGGGAGTCGCGCTTTGA
- a CDS encoding SRPBCC family protein translates to MSKTTFIAEPGKQEILMSRSFDAPRARVYAAYTNPEAVPRWWGPRSLKTVVDKMEPRKGGLWRFVQRDEAGHEFAFNGVYHEALSPERLVYTFEFEGMPGHVLLETVLFEEIEGKTRITSKSVFQSLEARDGMMQSGAEAGAVETWDRLAELLD, encoded by the coding sequence ATGAGCAAGACGACGTTCATCGCGGAACCGGGCAAGCAAGAGATTCTCATGTCGCGCAGTTTCGATGCGCCCCGCGCGCGTGTGTACGCGGCCTACACCAATCCGGAAGCGGTCCCGCGCTGGTGGGGGCCGCGAAGTCTGAAGACGGTGGTCGACAAGATGGAGCCGCGCAAGGGGGGACTCTGGCGCTTCGTTCAGCGCGACGAAGCGGGACACGAATTTGCTTTCAACGGCGTCTACCACGAGGCCCTCTCGCCCGAGCGCCTGGTCTACACCTTCGAGTTCGAGGGAATGCCCGGCCACGTGCTCCTCGAAACGGTGCTTTTCGAGGAAATCGAGGGCAAGACGCGCATCACGTCCAAATCGGTATTCCAATCGCTCGAGGCGCGCGATGGAATGATGCAGAGCGGGGCCGAAGCCGGCGCCGTAGAGACCTGGGACCGCCTCGCCGAGCTTCTCGACTAA
- a CDS encoding metalloregulator ArsR/SmtB family transcription factor, producing the protein MDQLSLTFAALADPTRRAILARLARGEATVNELAEPFDLRLPTISKHLKVLQRAGLVAQTRKAQWRPCRLEAAPLKEVATWVWNYREHWEASFDRLDEFLQSIHHEEHEEKPK; encoded by the coding sequence ATGGACCAGCTTAGCCTCACGTTTGCGGCGCTGGCCGATCCCACCCGGCGCGCCATTTTGGCCCGCCTGGCTCGAGGGGAGGCCACGGTGAACGAACTCGCGGAGCCGTTCGACCTACGGCTTCCCACCATTTCGAAGCACCTCAAGGTTCTGCAGCGCGCGGGACTCGTGGCGCAGACGCGCAAGGCGCAGTGGCGGCCGTGTCGGCTGGAGGCCGCGCCGCTCAAGGAGGTCGCCACCTGGGTGTGGAACTACCGCGAGCACTGGGAGGCGAGCTTCGATCGGCTCGATGAATTTCTGCAGTCCATCCATCACGAGGAACACGAGGAGAAGCCAAAATGA
- a CDS encoding serine/threonine-protein kinase PknK, with protein sequence MTRSLDELLSKAGEFPGYTLDEVVHRGSKCTVARARRARDDCRVVLKIVTDADPESRPYAVLRHERAVANRVASDGIVRALGLEQWSGRVALVLEDFGGSSLRQYLDRNGKLLPEVFLDIAFQLCSALAEIHQHGIIHKDLKPDNMLINPAGVVKIADFSISSILSNEVTVPASARELEGTLPYMAPEQTGRMNRGLDQRADLYSLGITFYELLAGHRPFRQRDALELVHAHIASVPIPLHELDPGVPRALSIVVDKLLAKNPEDRYQSAVGLRTDIAECRRQLRERGRIADDFVPGTKDHPDTLQLPQKLYGRETETKTLVEAFERASEGKAQLLLVSGTAGVGKSALVNEVHKELTRRRGLFVTGKFDQLTRNTPFAPVAQAMRELVRQILSEEPQALAVWKTTLENAMAGNGGVLTHLIPELSLVMGPQPSVRELGAAEAQNRFTLVFQNFIRVFADEQHPLVIFLDDLQWVDPASLRLLQLLLTDPRSGYLLVIGAYRDNEVPPTHPLALAIGELRRQGAAVAEVGVGPLDLGNVSRLVFDALSSDSKETAKLAEYLFAKTHGNPFFVNQFLRSLRKEKLLTRDAASGRWMWNLEDIERARVTDNVVEFMAARLRQLAPETQAILRLAACIGYQFDVRTLSVIREASIGDTADALWEALREGFVLPLSADYRFLHSPDHDHSDPAVSTGSTFHVGYKFLHDRVQQAAYSLIEDAQKQAVHLRIGRILLGKCTGGVPRDEELFDVVNHLNVGASCIEDGEERLRLARLNLQAGRKAKSATAYDAAADYLRTGMWLLEKCGAHAESDGGWDIDYELAFGLHLSRAECEHLTGRFGQAERLFDVISSRVKTDRERAQVQNLRMVLCLTLGKYAEAVAAGRAGLKLFGIELPENPDELRAALDAELAQVDATLGGRPIADLIDTPALTDPRIQTISSLMSTVTPAAYFVNPTLFGLLGAKQVNLALLHGHNNVSAYGYVAYGMFLTGVLGRYREAYQFGVLGLALNDKFANNELTCKVNVLFTAFMNFFGMPLRTGHQPLSRAYAAGMQTGDFVYLSYACDQMLFIRLGAGDELAMVREEIDKFLELMHRTKHALSIELQKIMLQMVKNLQGFTKGRYTLSDAGFEEAGYVEGLLASGLGFAASWYYVVKLMLLYLHGDYAGAFAVGLEAQKRIGTGGVYFATELPFFLGLTCTALHDGATDEERETQRTMLGPIETKLKLWAEECPENFRHKHLMVAAELARIQGRDEAAQKLYESAIIAAQDAGFVHHEAMAGELLAKFHHAHGRRAEAARTLDEARRAYERWGATAKVDDLEDMP encoded by the coding sequence TTGACGCGGTCTTTGGACGAGCTGCTAAGCAAAGCCGGGGAATTCCCTGGCTACACACTGGACGAGGTGGTGCACCGCGGCTCGAAATGCACCGTCGCACGCGCCCGGCGCGCCCGCGACGACTGCCGCGTCGTCCTGAAAATCGTGACCGACGCGGATCCCGAAAGCCGCCCCTATGCCGTATTGCGCCACGAGCGCGCCGTCGCCAACCGCGTCGCCAGCGATGGCATCGTGCGCGCGCTCGGGTTGGAGCAATGGAGCGGCCGCGTCGCCCTTGTGCTCGAGGACTTCGGCGGAAGCTCGCTGCGGCAATACCTCGATCGCAACGGCAAGCTATTGCCCGAGGTCTTTCTCGACATTGCCTTTCAGCTCTGCTCGGCACTGGCTGAGATTCACCAGCACGGCATCATTCACAAGGATTTGAAGCCGGACAATATGCTCATCAACCCTGCCGGGGTGGTGAAGATCGCCGACTTCTCCATATCGTCCATCCTCTCCAACGAGGTGACGGTGCCGGCGAGCGCGCGCGAGCTGGAAGGCACGCTCCCGTACATGGCGCCCGAGCAGACGGGCCGCATGAACCGGGGGCTCGACCAGCGCGCGGACCTGTACTCGCTGGGCATCACGTTCTACGAGCTGCTCGCCGGCCATCGCCCCTTCCGCCAGCGCGATGCGCTGGAGCTCGTGCACGCGCACATCGCGAGCGTGCCCATCCCGCTTCACGAACTCGATCCGGGCGTGCCGCGGGCGCTCTCCATCGTGGTCGACAAGCTGCTCGCGAAGAACCCCGAGGACCGCTACCAAAGCGCGGTCGGTTTGCGGACGGACATCGCCGAGTGCCGGCGCCAGCTGCGCGAACGCGGACGCATCGCCGACGACTTCGTCCCCGGGACCAAGGATCATCCCGATACGTTGCAGCTCCCGCAAAAGCTTTACGGGCGCGAGACCGAGACGAAAACCTTGGTCGAGGCCTTCGAGCGCGCCTCGGAGGGCAAAGCGCAGCTGCTCTTGGTGTCCGGCACGGCGGGCGTGGGCAAGTCGGCGCTGGTCAACGAAGTGCACAAGGAGCTGACCCGCCGGCGCGGGCTCTTCGTCACCGGCAAGTTCGACCAGCTCACGCGAAACACGCCTTTTGCGCCGGTGGCGCAGGCGATGCGCGAGCTGGTGCGCCAGATCCTCTCGGAGGAGCCGCAGGCCCTCGCGGTGTGGAAGACGACGCTCGAAAACGCGATGGCCGGCAATGGCGGGGTGTTGACCCATCTCATTCCCGAGCTTTCGCTGGTGATGGGCCCGCAGCCCTCGGTCCGGGAGCTGGGCGCGGCCGAGGCGCAAAACCGATTCACCCTCGTCTTTCAGAACTTCATTCGCGTCTTCGCGGACGAGCAGCATCCGCTGGTCATCTTTTTGGACGACCTGCAGTGGGTCGATCCCGCGTCGCTCCGGCTTTTGCAGCTGCTGCTGACGGATCCGCGCAGCGGGTATCTGCTGGTGATCGGCGCCTACCGTGACAACGAGGTGCCGCCGACGCATCCCTTGGCGCTGGCCATCGGCGAGCTGCGACGCCAAGGCGCGGCGGTCGCCGAGGTCGGCGTCGGCCCGTTGGACCTGGGGAACGTGAGCCGGCTCGTCTTCGATGCGCTGAGCAGCGACTCGAAGGAGACGGCGAAGCTCGCGGAATACCTTTTCGCAAAGACGCACGGAAATCCGTTCTTCGTGAATCAATTCTTGCGCAGCCTGCGCAAGGAAAAGCTGCTCACGCGCGATGCCGCGAGCGGGCGGTGGATGTGGAATCTCGAGGACATCGAACGCGCACGGGTCACCGACAACGTGGTCGAGTTCATGGCGGCGCGTCTGCGGCAGCTGGCGCCGGAGACGCAGGCGATTCTGCGACTGGCGGCGTGCATCGGCTACCAATTCGACGTGCGCACGCTGTCCGTGATCCGAGAGGCCTCGATTGGCGATACGGCGGATGCCCTGTGGGAAGCCCTTCGCGAGGGCTTCGTGCTGCCGCTCAGCGCGGATTACCGCTTTCTGCATTCGCCGGATCACGACCACTCGGACCCGGCGGTGTCGACGGGTTCGACGTTTCATGTAGGCTACAAGTTTTTGCACGACCGCGTGCAGCAGGCGGCCTACTCGCTCATCGAGGATGCGCAGAAACAGGCGGTGCATCTGCGCATCGGGCGCATCCTGCTCGGTAAGTGCACGGGCGGCGTGCCTCGCGACGAGGAGCTGTTCGACGTGGTGAACCACTTGAACGTGGGCGCCTCGTGCATCGAGGATGGAGAGGAGCGCCTTCGCCTGGCGCGGCTCAATTTGCAGGCGGGGCGCAAGGCCAAGTCGGCAACGGCGTACGATGCCGCCGCGGATTATTTGCGAACCGGGATGTGGCTTCTGGAGAAGTGCGGCGCGCACGCCGAGTCGGACGGCGGCTGGGACATCGACTACGAGCTCGCCTTCGGGTTGCACCTTTCGCGTGCCGAGTGTGAGCATTTGACCGGGCGCTTCGGACAGGCCGAGCGGCTTTTCGACGTCATCTCATCGCGGGTGAAGACGGATCGCGAGCGGGCGCAGGTTCAAAATCTGCGCATGGTTCTGTGCCTCACCCTGGGCAAGTACGCCGAAGCGGTGGCCGCAGGCCGTGCGGGACTCAAGCTGTTCGGCATCGAGCTGCCCGAGAATCCCGACGAACTGCGCGCCGCGCTCGATGCGGAGCTGGCCCAGGTGGATGCGACCCTCGGCGGGCGCCCCATCGCAGACTTGATCGACACACCGGCGCTGACCGATCCGCGGATCCAGACGATTTCGTCGCTGATGTCCACGGTAACGCCGGCGGCGTACTTCGTGAACCCAACGCTGTTCGGGTTGTTGGGCGCGAAGCAAGTGAACTTGGCGCTGCTCCACGGACACAACAACGTGTCGGCGTACGGGTACGTCGCATACGGGATGTTCCTCACGGGCGTGCTTGGGCGCTACCGCGAGGCGTACCAGTTCGGCGTGTTGGGTTTGGCGCTGAACGACAAGTTCGCCAACAACGAACTCACATGCAAGGTCAACGTGCTCTTCACGGCCTTCATGAACTTCTTCGGCATGCCGCTGCGTACGGGCCACCAGCCACTGTCGCGGGCGTATGCGGCGGGCATGCAAACGGGTGACTTCGTTTACCTGTCGTACGCGTGCGATCAGATGCTTTTCATCCGCCTGGGCGCCGGGGACGAGCTTGCGATGGTGCGCGAGGAGATCGATAAATTCCTCGAACTGATGCACCGCACGAAGCATGCGCTCTCCATCGAGCTGCAGAAGATCATGCTGCAGATGGTGAAGAACCTGCAAGGTTTCACCAAGGGTCGCTACACCTTGAGCGATGCCGGTTTCGAAGAGGCCGGGTACGTGGAGGGGCTGCTCGCGTCGGGGCTGGGGTTCGCCGCGAGCTGGTACTACGTGGTGAAACTGATGCTGCTCTATCTGCACGGCGACTATGCGGGCGCCTTCGCGGTGGGGCTCGAGGCGCAGAAGCGCATCGGGACCGGCGGCGTGTACTTTGCGACGGAGCTGCCGTTCTTCCTCGGGCTAACGTGCACGGCGCTGCACGATGGCGCTACCGACGAGGAGAGGGAAACCCAGCGCACGATGCTGGGTCCCATCGAAACGAAGTTGAAGCTGTGGGCCGAAGAGTGCCCGGAGAATTTCCGACACAAGCACCTGATGGTGGCCGCCGAGCTGGCGCGCATCCAAGGGCGGGACGAGGCCGCGCAAAAGCTTTACGAGTCCGCCATCATCGCCGCGCAGGATGCGGGCTTCGTGCACCACGAGGCCATGGCTGGCGAGCTTCTGGCCAAGTTTCATCACGCGCACGGCCGGCGGGCCGAGGCCGCGCGCACCCTCGACGAGGCACGGCGCGCATACGAGCGGTGGGGCGCCACCGCCAAAGTGGACGATCTCGAGGACATGCCATGA